A single region of the Cucumis melo cultivar AY chromosome 3, USDA_Cmelo_AY_1.0, whole genome shotgun sequence genome encodes:
- the LOC103488263 gene encoding gibberellin 3-beta-dioxygenase 1-like yields the protein MADQEIPPPSQLVPLNFASVQTHVPESHLWPNVKELSAAVKLDKRVSLPLIDLVNDDASELLGRACEEWGMFQLINHGVSQTLIEEAEEETRRLFTLPAAQKMKTLRSPGSLTATGYGMAGISKYHPKLMWHEGFTIIGSPINEAKKLWPNDYKRFCDVMEEYQRQMKGLGERIIRLILKFLGISEEEMMKLLTSTDESIGKPYMALRLNSYPPCPDPGQVMGLAAHTDTSLCTILHQVRSNGLQIFKDGTGWVPLSPMSGTLVVNVGDLLHILSNGRFTSILHRVMIQENKEHRFSLAYFYDPPGDIYISPYCKPLSDTPQFPLYRSVNVKEYFAIKAKKMGSGLPAIKI from the exons ATGGCAGATCAAGAGATTCCTCCTCCAAGCCAACTTGTTCCTTTGAACTTCGCCTCAGTTCAAACTCATGTCCCGGAATCTCACTTGTGGCCAAACGTCAAGGAGTTATCGGCTGCGGTCAAGTTGGACAAAAGGGTTTCGCTCCCGTTAATCGACCTTGTCAACGATGATGCGTCGGAGCTCCTAGGGAGAGCCTGTGAGGAATGGGGAATGTTTCAGTTGATTAATCACGGTGTCTCACAAACCCTAATCGAGGAAGCAGAGGAGGAGACTCGACGTCTTTTCACTCTCCCGGCAGCACAAAAGATGAAGACACTACGATCCCCTGGAAGCCTCACTGCCACCGGCTACGGCATGGCTGGAATATCGAAGTATCATCCGAAATTAATGTGGCATGAAGGATTCACCATCATTGGTTCTCCTATTAATGAGGCTAAGAAGCTTTGGCCAAATGACTACAAACGGTTTTG TGATGTAATGGAAGAATATCAAAGACAAATGAAGGGTTTAGGAGAAAGGATAATTAGGTTAATCCTCAAGTTTCTTGGCATCTCCGAGGAAGAGATGATGAAGCTGTTGACTTCAACCGACGAATCCATTGGGAAACCCTACATGGCCCTTCGACTAAACTCGTACCCACCGTGCCCCGATCCCGGTCAAGTCATGGGCCTCGCCGCCCACACCGATACCTCCCTCTGCACCATCCTTCATCAAGTACGCAGCAACGGACTCCAAATCTTCAAAGACGGAACAGGCTGGGTTCCCCTATCTCCAATGAGCGGCACTCTCGTCGTCAATGTCGGCGATCTCCTACACATTTTGTCGAACGGGCGGTTTACGAGCATTCTTCACCGGGTGATGATACAAGAAAATAAGGAGCATAGATTCTCATTGGCATATTTCTATGATCCACCAGGTGACATATACATTTCACCTTATTGTAAGCCATTGAGTGATACTCCACAGTTTCCTCTTTATAGAAGTGTGAATGTGAAAGAATATTTCGCTATCAAGGCCAAGAAAATGGGGTCGGGACTTCCAGCCATAAAAATATGA
- the LOC103488262 gene encoding gibberellin 3-beta-dioxygenase 1-like: protein MLSNLCSFPKTNLTIMTTLSQTYRDHPLIHHHHIVPLDFDSLRTIPDSHDWLHSSPETPSSSSSSSCYHTNVDVSIPLIDLTDHDAIALIGNACETWGVFQLINHDVPMSLIEKAEGETRRLFDLPMTRKLKALRTPRDVTGYGLPRITPFFSKYMWHEGFTIMGPPIDHASQLWPSNYQPFCDVMEEYQRKMKALAEQITNLIFNYLKISDCANWLHSTGAAAACSTALQLNCYPRCPDPTRVMGLAPHTDTFLLTILHQTRTCGLQIFRDGSGWVPVAPLPGALVLNVGDLFHILSNGRFPNVLHRVVVDPTQRRLSMAYFYGPPPDFCVSPLNDPPETPCYRPVVVKDYVRLKAKNLENALSMIRL, encoded by the exons ATGCTCTCTAATCTTTGCTCCTTTCCCAAAACAAATCTCACAATAATGACCACTCTCTCTCAAACGTATCGAGACCACCCTCTTATTCACCATCACCATATCGTTCCTTTAGACTTTGATTCATTACGAACGATTCCTGATTCTCACGATTGGCTCCATTCCTCCCCTGAaaccccttcttcttcttcttcttcttcttgttatCATACTAATGTAGATGTTTCAATCCCTTTGATTGATCTGACTGACCATGATGCAATCGCGCTCATCGGCAATGCATGCGAGACGTGGGGAGTGTTCCAATTGATCAACCACGACGTGCCAATGAGCCTAATAGAGAAAGCTGAAGGCGAAACGAGACGACTGTTCGATCTTCCGATGACACGAAAGCTGAAGGCACTTCGGACTCCAAGAGACGTCACTGGATATGGATTGCCTCGAATAACGCCATTTTTCTCTAAGTATATGTGGCATGAAGGGTTTACTATTATGGGGCCTCCCATTGATCATGCCTCACAGCTTTGGCCTTCTAACTACCAACCGTTTTG CGATGTGATGGAAGAGTATCAAAGGAAAATGAAGGCCTTAGCGGAGCAAATCACAAATTTAATCTTCAATTACCTTAAAATCTCCGACTGCGCAAACTGGCTCCATTCAACCGGAGCAGCCGCCGCCTGCAGCACCGCCCTTCAACTTAACTGCTACCCGCGCTGTCCGGACCCGACTCGTGTCATGGGCTTGGCCCCACACACCGACACGTTTCTATTGACCATCCTCCACCAGACCCGCACCTGCGGCCTCCAAATTTTCAGGGATGGGTCCGGCTGGGTACCGGTGGCGCCGCTACCCGGTGCGCTGGTCCTCAACGTCGGGGACTTGTTCCACATCCTTTCCAATGGGCGGTTCCCGAATGTTTTACACCGGGTCGTTGTTGACCCGACTCAACGCCGGCTGTCTATGGCTTATTTCTACGGGCCGCCACCGGATTTCTGTGTATCGCCGTTGAATGATCCACCGGAAACTCCCTGTTACCGGCCTGTGGTGGTGAAGGATTATGTTCGGTTGAAGGCCAAGAATCTCGAAAATGCCCTTTCAATGATCCGACTATGA
- the LOC103488261 gene encoding protein TIFY 8-like isoform X1 → MAQHSMLTNVNSNSNKDYVCKNSTDPHPQVPANPIFHDFLGMKNPDNTPLVFAPRTAAAAAAVEPSPAASASRGPSSSGGRGPISTTSDLASDRQVGSHLEGVPFYGPRGNISTTEIHSRIIGSKRSISDSAFTGSYRDGVPHIPSESHHNSLHLMKTLQNGAGGDRNRRSNDDEVTLGMQHPMRPNPASLIFQSHTGSGSRPDADVTKWERSTVMNIGPAPVVQASPRGKLEPFLSRLELATKKFRDANMIPPNIFQSAADEGSRTGIKGPGILSSSNPGGGTSERNSSILLPSCSLQKSGTNVVEHEAGISSSRRGLASANRQMTIFYGGQAHVFDDVHPNKADVIMALAGSNGGSWSTNYGTKSNARPINENQETSGELDIGMTSNSTPAFAKEARGKLCVAGISVPLAGSVERISTTSPGAPHGSSGGKGGRDQVQATDSMEKKREVQY, encoded by the exons ATGGCTCAGCACAGTATGCTAACCAATGTCAACAGCAACTCCAACAAAGACTATGTTTGTAAAAATTCTACTGACCCACATCCACAAGTACCTGCCAATCCAATTTTTCATGATTTTTTAGGCATGAAAAACCCTGATAATACTCCTTTGGTTTTTGCTCCCcggacggcggcggcggcggcggctgtGGAACCCTCTCCGGCTGCCTCCGCCTCCCGTGGTCCTTCTTCAAGCGGTGGTCGTGGCCCTATCTCTACTACCTCAGATCTTGCTTCTG ACCGACAGGTAGGGAGTCATCTTGAAGGTGTTCCGTTTTATGGTCCGAGGGGCAATATCTCTACGACGGAGATTCATAGTAGGATTATAGGAAGTAAGAGAAGCATATCGGATTCTGCTTTTACAGGATCGTACCGAGATGGAGTTCCACACATACCTTCTGAGTCGCATCATAATAGCTTGCATCTAATGAAG ACATTACAAAATGGAGCAGGCGGGGATCGAAACCGAAGATCCAATGATGATGAAGTGACGCTTGGGATGCAGCATCCAATGAGACCGAACCCTGCATCACTTATCTTTCAATCTCATACTGGAAGTGGCAGTAGACCTGATGCTGATGTTACCAAGTGGGAAAGATCCACGGTTATGAACATTGGTCCTGCTCCGGTGGTACAAGCCTCTCCTCGGGGAAAATTGGAGCCTTTTCTCTCTCGATTAGAGTTAGCTACAAAAAAGTTCAGAGATGCCAATATGATTCCCCCAAATATATTTCAATCAGCTGCAGACGAGGGATCTCGAACTGGAATCAAAGGTCCTGGAATCTTAAGTTCAAGCAATCCTGGTGGTGGAACCTCTGAACGAAACTCATCTATCCTGCTCCCAAGCTGCAGCTTGCAAAAGTCTGGGACTAATGTCGTGGAGCATGAAGCTGGCATTTCTTCAAG TCGACGTGGTCTTGCATCTGCTAATCGGCAGATGACAATATTTTACGGTGGCCAAGCACATGTCTTCGATGACGTTCATCCAAACAAG GCAGATGTTATAATGGCCTTAGCTGGATCGAATGGTGGATCGTGGTCGACTAATTATGGAACAAAGTCAAATGCTAGGCCAATCAATGAAAACCAAGAAACAAGTGGAGAACTTGATATTGGTATGACAAGTAACAGCACCCCGGCGTTCGCCAAAGAAGCTCGTGGAAAGCTGTGTGTTGCTGGGATTTCTGTTCCGCTAGCTGGCTCCGTTGAGAGAATCTCGACAACATCACCAG GAGCACCTCATGGCAGCAGTGGTGGTAAGGGTGGTAGAGACCAAGTTCAAGCCACTGATTCCATGGAGAAGAAGAGAGAGGTGCAATATTAG
- the LOC103488261 gene encoding protein TIFY 8-like isoform X2, with translation MAQHSMLTNVNSNSNKDYVCKNSTDPHPQVPANPIFHDFLGMKNPDNTPLVFAPRTAAAAAAVEPSPAASASRGPSSSGGRGPISTTSDLASDRQVGSHLEGVPFYGPRGNISTTEIHSRIIGSKRSISDSAFTGSYRDGVPHIPSESHHNSLHLMKTLQNGAGGDRNRRSNDDEVTLGMQHPMRPNPASLIFQSHTGSGSRPDADVTKWERSTVMNIGPAPVVQASPRGKLEPFLSRLELATKKFRDANMIPPNIFQSAADEGSRTGIKGPGILSSSNPGGGTSERNSSILLPSCSLQKSGTNVVEHEAGISSSRRGLASANRQMTIFYGGQAHVFDDVHPNKVHVLNYMVLSACLSFSYYPSRCYNGLSWIEWWIVVD, from the exons ATGGCTCAGCACAGTATGCTAACCAATGTCAACAGCAACTCCAACAAAGACTATGTTTGTAAAAATTCTACTGACCCACATCCACAAGTACCTGCCAATCCAATTTTTCATGATTTTTTAGGCATGAAAAACCCTGATAATACTCCTTTGGTTTTTGCTCCCcggacggcggcggcggcggcggctgtGGAACCCTCTCCGGCTGCCTCCGCCTCCCGTGGTCCTTCTTCAAGCGGTGGTCGTGGCCCTATCTCTACTACCTCAGATCTTGCTTCTG ACCGACAGGTAGGGAGTCATCTTGAAGGTGTTCCGTTTTATGGTCCGAGGGGCAATATCTCTACGACGGAGATTCATAGTAGGATTATAGGAAGTAAGAGAAGCATATCGGATTCTGCTTTTACAGGATCGTACCGAGATGGAGTTCCACACATACCTTCTGAGTCGCATCATAATAGCTTGCATCTAATGAAG ACATTACAAAATGGAGCAGGCGGGGATCGAAACCGAAGATCCAATGATGATGAAGTGACGCTTGGGATGCAGCATCCAATGAGACCGAACCCTGCATCACTTATCTTTCAATCTCATACTGGAAGTGGCAGTAGACCTGATGCTGATGTTACCAAGTGGGAAAGATCCACGGTTATGAACATTGGTCCTGCTCCGGTGGTACAAGCCTCTCCTCGGGGAAAATTGGAGCCTTTTCTCTCTCGATTAGAGTTAGCTACAAAAAAGTTCAGAGATGCCAATATGATTCCCCCAAATATATTTCAATCAGCTGCAGACGAGGGATCTCGAACTGGAATCAAAGGTCCTGGAATCTTAAGTTCAAGCAATCCTGGTGGTGGAACCTCTGAACGAAACTCATCTATCCTGCTCCCAAGCTGCAGCTTGCAAAAGTCTGGGACTAATGTCGTGGAGCATGAAGCTGGCATTTCTTCAAG TCGACGTGGTCTTGCATCTGCTAATCGGCAGATGACAATATTTTACGGTGGCCAAGCACATGTCTTCGATGACGTTCATCCAAACAAGGTTCATGTTCTAAATTACATGGTTTTGAGCGCATGTTTGTCCTTCTCTTATTATCCAA GCAGATGTTATAATGGCCTTAGCTGGATCGAATGGTGGATCGTGGTCGACTAA